gaagagaaaacacaagttGCAAAGTTTTCAGACTGCAGAGAGGAACCCCTGGCTTAGTTGAGTCTTCACGGTTCTCATGGTGTGTTTAAGTCCAGCCCCCTGCGCAGCTCTCTTCACcagttcagtcagtgtctcGTGTTAGTGAGAGCAGGAAGAAAATCCAACAGAAAATGGCAGAAGTACCTCCAGCCGTCGCACCGGCCAAAGCCGTCAAGAAGAAGGTGTCCAAGCCGAAGAAGGCTGGTCCCGGCGTCCGGGATCTCATCACCAAAGCTGTGGCCGACTCCAAGGAGCGAAGCGGCATGTCTCTAGCCGCCGTTAAGAAGGCTCTGGCTGCCGGAGGCTACGATGTGGAGAAGAACAATTTCCGCGTCAATACCGCCATCAAGACCCTGGTCGTTAAGGGGACTCTGGTTCAGACCAAGGGCACCGGGGCATCCGGATCATTCAAAATGAGCAAGAAGGTTTCCGAACCCAAAGCCAAGAAGCCGCTCCTAAAGCCAAGAAGCCCGCAGCCAAGAAGCCCGCAGCCAAGAAACCAGCAGCGGCCAAAAAGCCGGCGGCAGCAAAGAAGTCTCCCAAGAAGGCAAAGAAACCCGCAGCAGCCAAGAAAGCAGTTACCAAGAGCCCCAAGAAGGCCACCAAGAGCCCGAAGAAGGCCGCCAAAAAGACGGTGGCAAAGAGCCCCAAGAAGGTGGTGAAAAAAGCCCCTGCAGCCAAGAAGTCCCCCGCAAAGAAGGTTGCAAAGCCCAAAGCGAAGAAGGCAGCACCCAAGAAGAAGTGAGCTGTCATCAGTCTGATCTGCTAAGATCCACAAaaggctcttttaagagccacccaCCTCATCCTTTAAAGAGTATTCCCTTATAACTGTGGTCCTTAGCTGCAGACAGACGAGAAGCCCAAgttatgtcttttttattaacttataataaacataaacatacaaCACAATTAAAGTAAATACTTATGAATGAAAACAGCACTTGTTAACTTAAGAGCTTTGTTATGAAAGTTGATTGGATGGGGAGATAAGATCTCACAATCCTTGTATAGATTTCTAATGGATTTCGCAACATATTCAAGAAGcttggttttcatttatttttccatgattCATCACAGAATTCTAGGCTAAGGCTCATATTCATCAGTACGGCAGTCGAGATATTACCTCATAACTTATTTAAAGTTGTTTGGATTGGGAGGAAGAACTGACAAATCTACCCCTTAACAttacaatgtatttattctatgtaattaatatatgcatctgtatttatgttttgtaaataattgtGAAGTATATGTCCCTTTATTTAGATATTACgctcaagtaaaagtatattaatctttaacacaatataaaacagtGGACTTAACTGTGTTATTCAAAATTTCAAATGTATACAAGAATCAAGCTGGAAGGTAATTGAGAATTTAGAATAAACAAGAGCTTAAAAATAGATGAGCATCTGTTTGTCAATCATTTGTTGAAGTTTGGGAATAAGCTGTTCATTGAAAAGTGaggtggctcttaaaagagccttTGTGTTATTATGGTCTGATCTCGATTCTGTTTAAGCCCTCTCTCCGCGGATGCGGCGAGCCAGCTGGATGTCCTTGGGCATGATGGTGACCCTCTTGGCGTGGATGGCGCACAGGTTGGTGTCCTCGAACAGGCCGACCAGGTAAGCCTCGCTGGACTCCTGCAGAGCCATGACAGCGGAGCTCTGGAAGCGCAGGTCGGTCTTGAAGTCCTGAGCGATTTCTCTCACCAGGCGCTGGAAGGGCAGCTTGCGGATCAGCAGCTCCGTGGATTTCTGGTAGCGACGGATCTCTCTCAGAGCCACGGTACCGGGCCTGTAACGGTGAGGCTTCTTCACACCGCCGGTGGCCGGGGCACTCTTACGAGCAGCCTTGGTGGCCAGCTGCTTCCTTGGGGCTTTGCCTCCGGTGGATTTACGTGCGGTCTGCTTGGTTCTTGCCATGGCTGTTGAGTCTTTCTCTAATATGGAGAAAATGTGGTGAAAACATAAGTCATGCGGCTCTTATAAGCTTTAGAAAGGCTTGTGAAATAGTGACGCTGCTTCAGACCtctggctcctgattggtgaGTTTTCCTTCTTGCGCTCAGCACCGCCTAGAGGTGCAACCCACCCACCTGAATCTCCGCTGCCTATTGGtggattatgtttttttaaaagcccgCCTAAATCCAGAGTGTGACGTCACCTGATCGCTGATATATAAAGCAACATTGCTTTCGTTGGTCATCACATTCTCGTGTACCAAGCTTGTAAACACATCTCAAAATGAGTGGAAGAGGCAAAACCGGTGGTAAGTCCAGAGCAAAGGCTAAGACCCGCTCCTCCCGTGCCGGGCTCCAGTTCCCCGTCGGCCGTGTCCACAGACATCTAAGGAAGGGTAACTATGCCCAGCGCGTCGGTGCCGGAGCTCCCGTCTACCTGGCGGCTGTGCTTGAGTACCTGACTGCTGAGATCCTGGAGCTGGCTGGAAACGCTGCCCGCGACAACAAGAAGACCCGTATCATCCCCCGTCACCTGCAGCTGGCTGTCCGCAACGACGAGGAGCTCAACAAGCTGCTGGGAGGAGTGACCATCGCTCAGGGCGGTGTGCTGCCCAACATCCAGGCTGTGCTTCTGCCCAAGAAGACCGAGAAGGCTCCCAAGAAGTAAACCTTGATACTTGCTGTCTGTTGCAAGCCAGACCCCAAAaaggctcttttaagagccacccaCTCCTCTGATAAAGACACCAGTTTCCCAAAGTTGAAATAACCAGAATCTGTATATAGTTACACTAACTCTTTAGCTTAAGTGTATTCATGTTTCTAAATGCTACCCTCATGTTCAGTTGCATCATATTTCTCTGACAGCCACTGCTCAATTTTAAGTATGTGAGAAATGAGCAAATGCAAAgccttatttattttcactacagataaatcaatacaataaataaccTAAAGGCTTTAACCATATCCCATCCTGAGAAATTGCAcactttaatttgtatttaagtatTACTATCTCTAATAAAGAATGGTTTTCCTATATAATATTGATCTTGAAACACTGTCTGGCCCAAGGACATTTTACCCCAAATTGTTCCTGTGGGGActgcccacagtattgaatgtaagTGACTTTTTATATAATCATCAATCATAATTTGCTGCTCATCATTTATGAGCCAGGGTTGTGTGCAATGGAACTAGTGGTCTAATATtcaattataaatgttattatgtatATATGATTTTTATTACAAGTTAACAAAGTTTTCATCCAGCCATTAATATAAAGTCTCACCGTATTtcataaacaatattttaaaggaatttgaaatgttttgaaagatAATGTGGATGGCTGCAGGGCTGCAGCGTTGGCCCCGCCTAGCAGTTTTCCcgctctccttcctctcttagGTCCGCAGAGAATAGTTAAATACTGCCTGTCAGACTAACGGAAGGCATTCGTTTACAACGACCCAAACTAACGCAACATAAATATGAGTGGAAGAGGCAAAGGAGGAAAGGGACTGGGCAAAGGAGGCGCCAAGCGTCACCGTAAAGTTCTCCGTGATAACATCCAGGGAATCACCAAGCCCGCTATCCGCCGTCTGGCTCGCCGTGGTGGAGTGAAGCGTATCTCCGGTCTGATCTACGAGGAGACCCGTGGGGTGCTGAAGGTGTTCCTGGAGAATGTGATCCGTGATGCAGTCACCTACACCGAGCACGCCAAGAGAAAGACCGTGACTGCCATGGATGTGGTGTATGCCCTGAAGAGGCAGGGTCGCACTCTGTACGGATTCGGAGGTTAAATACTAGTCTTCGGTTAATAACCACAACGGTCCTTTTAAGGGCCACCCAATTCCTCAACACAAGGAGCTGACTTCCTCTTCCCCGTTAATCACTATGACTAATCACATTAAGGTCAGgttgtggagatcgtattgaaacgcaggagacgttcattaaagttgaggACACGAATGCGGctctcgtttaatcacacagtcaaagttataacaaaacaagatggcgctgtcctgtaaaccaacaagcatggggctccacgtcatcgtaaacacagattattaaattaaagggaccacgatccctttttacagttgtacttttaagcataaaccaacggtcatac
Above is a genomic segment from Eleginops maclovinus isolate JMC-PN-2008 ecotype Puerto Natales chromosome 2, JC_Emac_rtc_rv5, whole genome shotgun sequence containing:
- the LOC134873463 gene encoding histone H3; protein product: MARTKQTARKSTGGKAPRKQLATKAARKSAPATGGVKKPHRYRPGTVALREIRRYQKSTELLIRKLPFQRLVREIAQDFKTDLRFQSSAVMALQESSEAYLVGLFEDTNLCAIHAKRVTIMPKDIQLARRIRGERA
- the LOC134873623 gene encoding histone H4 — its product is MSGRGKGGKGLGKGGAKRHRKVLRDNIQGITKPAIRRLARRGGVKRISGLIYEETRGVLKVFLENVIRDAVTYTEHAKRKTVTAMDVVYALKRQGRTLYGFGG
- the LOC134873538 gene encoding histone H2A-like, whose translation is MSGRGKTGGKSRAKAKTRSSRAGLQFPVGRVHRHLRKGNYAQRVGAGAPVYLAAVLEYLTAEILELAGNAARDNKKTRIIPRHLQLAVRNDEELNKLLGGVTIAQGGVLPNIQAVLLPKKTEKAPKK